The Deltaproteobacteria bacterium genome includes a window with the following:
- a CDS encoding type II toxin-antitoxin system PemK/MazF family toxin, translating into MVKWDVWELAQDEARNSTDPSQPNDATKPRRYYIIISPNAYIQTAKVAVCIPIQTVSDGSCFSVLIHGKPSRAGILYNSYARCTDYYTLDKNLFKKRMGHLTKQEADKVEAAIKDFYELI; encoded by the coding sequence ATGGTTAAGTGGGATGTATGGGAACTGGCGCAGGATGAAGCGAGAAACAGCACAGATCCATCGCAACCAAACGATGCTACTAAGCCAAGGCGGTACTACATCATCATAAGTCCTAATGCCTACATACAAACAGCCAAGGTGGCTGTTTGTATACCGATACAAACCGTCTCCGATGGATCATGCTTCAGTGTCTTGATTCACGGCAAACCTTCAAGGGCAGGGATTCTTTACAACAGCTACGCCCGATGCACAGATTACTATACCCTCGACAAAAATCTGTTTAAAAAGCGTATGGGGCATTTAACCAAACAAGAAGCTGACAAAGTAGAAGCTGCGATCAAAGACTTTTACGAACTGATTTAA
- a CDS encoding DUF1778 domain-containing protein encodes MKIEIKEDSKEKELIERAVSLFGYKTPTQFILAAIASQYRFEISKQLEIAAKAKNQELAIDPNYMPELHGLQGITNG; translated from the coding sequence ATGAAGATCGAGATAAAAGAAGACAGCAAAGAAAAGGAACTGATCGAGAGAGCCGTTTCACTTTTCGGCTACAAAACTCCAACGCAGTTCATTCTAGCTGCCATCGCAAGCCAATATAGATTTGAAATAAGCAAGCAGCTAGAGATTGCTGCCAAAGCCAAGAATCAAGAACTAGCAATAGATCCCAATTACATGCCTGAATTGCACGGGCTTCAGGGGATAACAAATGGTTAA